A single window of Labeo rohita strain BAU-BD-2019 chromosome 4, IGBB_LRoh.1.0, whole genome shotgun sequence DNA harbors:
- the tbc1d30 gene encoding TBC1 domain family member 30 isoform X2, translating into MSGVEVAKEELKEIDICDICSEEESGVFVNSGASYLDGFSAFHKWVSKRRSVSDENCECAKTASVSPCKCAKMSHGAPAGEIRMEKAVGGGGGGLHEADVYSDEEELRVSRASSIVDCLLVELYDTYSNSVRGVDSSTEASSSDAFLGRSNTGSNFLQELQEKHTRRHQMKYLAQKGPEELKWIIQEVKYRIGVQSAKLVRQVKRKDRLQQKFQKNCDIVTACLQAVSQKRRVDTRLKFTIEPSLGKNGFQQWYDALKAVARLPVGIPKEWRKRVWLTLADQYLHSISIDWEKTMRFAFNDRSNPDDDTLGIQIVKDLHRTGCSSYCGQEAEQDRVVLKRVLLAYARWNKTVGYCQGFNVLAALILEVTEGNEGDALKVMIYLIDKVLPDSYFANNLRALSVDMAVFRDLLRLKLPELSQHLHHLQKVANREGGGSYEPPLTNVFTMQWFLTMFATCLPHHTVLKIWDSVFFEGSEMLLRVALAIWAKLGERIEECQTADEFYSTMGCLTQEMLEHNLIDSNELMQTVYSMAPFPFPQLAELREKYTYNITPFPTPVRANSSLALHGWESDDDADMDDEDSIVTALGCLGPLGGLLAPEIQRYQKHLKDQRVEQSSHGSNMAELSPGAVGAGRAEHQAAINSMMLERMSTDISALKKQYSRIKQKQQQQAGLLYIHTDKCPATSILPSQIGPSPVVNHLLLGRRPRPGQRSSKNGIIHNGGGPQAHSTPNQDQMIRARHHSPWRTHVRAHRRNIARARAQLGLDDSLEIEDEQTDVSKTEEASEERKCEDEEQEKVETISSDVSQQDHSSGEGEGEEDLQEIDKQLSSLELEPEPEPASDSATPSPQPEATSDPTTPSPQPEAASDPPTSTPLPESASNLNTPTPPPEPQPEPRPTASAPLPSTRRTGSDSSSSESGGGSLKRSPSASAGEPPKPQQIFSPFPCVKTPRKSITARNLGLYGPTARTPNVHFPQMSRSVNHVGSTTKRR; encoded by the exons ATGTCTGGGGTGGAAGTTGCCAAAGAGGAACTTAAGGAGATAGACATATGTGACATCTGCTCGGAGGAGGAGAGCGGAGTTTTCGTTAACTCAGGTGCGTCGTACCTTGACGGCTTCTCAGCGTTTCACAAATGGGTTTCAAAGAGACGTTCAGTTTCGGATGAAAACTGTGAGTGCGCCAAAACAGCTTCGGTCTCACCATGCAAGTGCGCAAAAATGTCTCATGGAGCACCAGCTGGAGAGATCCGTATGGAGAAAGCAGTAGGAGGAGGTGGAGGGGGGCTCCATGAAGCAGATGTGTATTCGGATGAAGAGGAGCTGAGAGTCTCCCGGGCATCATCTATAGTGGACTGTCTGTTAGTGGAGCTCTATGACACGTACAGTAATAGTGTCAGAGGGGTGGACAGCTCGACCGAAGCCTCCAGCTCAGATGCCTTCCTGGGAAGAAGTAACACTGGTTCCAACTTTCTCCAAGAACTTCAGGAAAAGCACACGAGACGCCATCAGATGAAATACCTGGCCCAAAAAG GTCCAGAAGAGCTGaagtggatcattcaggaagtGAAGTATCGAATCGGTGTGCAGTCGGCCAAACTGGTGCGTCAGGTCAAGAGGAAGGACAGACTCCAGCAGAAATTTCAGAAGAACTGTGATATAGTCACCGCCTGCCTGCAAGCTGTCTCTCAGAAAAGAC GGGTGGACACCAGGTTGAAGTTCACTATCGAACCTTCTTTAGGCAAGAACGGCTTTCAACAA TGGTACGATGCACTGAAAGCAGTGGCCCGACTCCCAGTAGGTATTCCCAAAGAGTGGAGGAAAAGG GTATGGCTGACCCTGGCTGACCAGTACCTCCACAGCATCTCCATAGACTGGGAGAAAACGATGAGATTTGCCTTCAATGATCGCAGCAATCCAGATGATGACACTTTGGGAATTCAAATCGTGAAG GACCTGCACAGGACTGGCTGCAGTTCGTACTGTGgccaggaggcggagcaggaccGTGTGGTGCTGAAGAGGGTGCTGCTGGCATACGCCCGCTGGAACAAGACTGTCGGATACTGTCAGGGCTTTAATGTTCTGGCTGCCCTCATTCTGGAGGTCACAGAGGGAAATGAAGGAGATGCATTAAAG gtGATGATCTATTTGATTGATAAAGTGCTTCCTGATAGCTACTTTGCCAATAACCTGCGTGCCCTCTCAGTGGACATGGCCGTGTTCAGAGATCTGCTGCGACTGAAGCTTCCTGAACTTTCTCAGCATCTCCACCATCTCCAAAAAGTAGCCAATCGGGAAGGAGGAG GCAGCTATGAGCCTCCACTCACCAACGTTTTCACCATGCAGTGGTTTCTGACCATGTTTGCCACTTGTTTGCCCCATCACACCGTGCTGAAGATCTGGGACTCTGTCTTCTTTGAAGGGTCTGAAATGCTGCTGCGTGTAGCTCTAGCTATCTGGGCCAAACTCGGAGA gcgAATTGAGGAGTGCCAGACTGCCGATGAATTTTACAGTACTATGGGCTGCCTGACACAGGAAATGCTGGAGCACAACCTTATCGACTCCAATGAACTCATGCAG ACGGTCTACTCCATGGCCCCGTTCCCGTTTCCCCAGCTGGCTGAGCTCAGGGAGAAATACACCTACAACATCACCCCGTTCCCGACCCCTGTCAGAGCGAACAGCAG tCTAGCACTCCATGGATGGGAGAGTGATGATGATGCTGACATGGATGATGAAGACTCTATTGTCACTGCTCTGGGTTGCCTGGGGCCTCTTGGAGGACTTCTGGCCCCTGAAATCCAAAGATACCAAAAGCACCTTAAGG ATCAGAGAGTGGAGCAGAGCTCTCACGGCAGTAACATGGCCGAGCTCAGTCCCGGAGCGGTGGGCGCGGGACGGGCCGAGCACCAGGCGGCCATCAACAGCATGATGCTGGAGCGCATGAGCACCGACATCAGCGCGCTGAAGAAACAGTACTCGCGcatcaaacaaaaacaacagcagcaggCCGGGCTCCTGTACATCCATACAG ATAAGTGTCCAGCTACCAGTATCCTTCCCTCCCAAATCGGTCCCTCGCCTGTGGTCAACCATCTTCTCCTGGGCAGGAGGCCCAGACCCGGTCAGCGATCCTCAAAGAATGGTATCATCCATAATGGCGGAGGTCCTCAAGCCCACTCCACACCCAACCAAGATCAGATGATTCGGGCCAGACATCATTCGCCCTGGCGCACACATGTGCGTGCGCACCGGAGGAACATCGCCAGGGCGCGAGCGCAACTCGGATTGGATGATTCTCTGGAGATAGAAGATGAACAAACGGATGTGAGCAAAACAGAAGAAgcatctgaagaaagaaaatgtgagGATGAAGAGCAAGAGAAGGTGGAGACCATAAGCTCAGATGTTTCTCAGCAAGACCACAGCTCTGGAGAAGGAGAGGGAGAAGAAGATCTCCAGGAGATCGACAAACAGTTGTCTTCTTTGGAACTGGAACCGGAACCAGAACCAGCTTCTGATTCAGCTACACCATCTCCACAACCAGAAGCAACTTCTGATCCAACTACACCATCTCCACAACCAGAAGCAGCTTCTGATCCACCTACATCAACTCCACTACCAGAATCAGCTTCTAATCTGAATACACCAACTCCACCACCAGAACCACAGCCGGAGCCCAGACCCACGGCCTCAGCTCCGCTCCCATCCACCCGCCGTACAGGTTCAGACTCCTCCAGCTCTGAAAGCGGCGGAGGCTCCCTCAAAAGAAGCCCTTCAGCG
- the tbc1d30 gene encoding TBC1 domain family member 30 isoform X4, producing MKQERFVSSKRSRVCVKRQNAAGGVGNIISNVLKKRNGISRRAPRLLCTLEPGVDTRLKFTIEPSLGKNGFQQWYDALKAVARLPVGIPKEWRKRVWLTLADQYLHSISIDWEKTMRFAFNDRSNPDDDTLGIQIVKDLHRTGCSSYCGQEAEQDRVVLKRVLLAYARWNKTVGYCQGFNVLAALILEVTEGNEGDALKVMIYLIDKVLPDSYFANNLRALSVDMAVFRDLLRLKLPELSQHLHHLQKVANREGGGSYEPPLTNVFTMQWFLTMFATCLPHHTVLKIWDSVFFEGSEMLLRVALAIWAKLGERIEECQTADEFYSTMGCLTQEMLEHNLIDSNELMQTVYSMAPFPFPQLAELREKYTYNITPFPTPVRANSSLALHGWESDDDADMDDEDSIVTALGCLGPLGGLLAPEIQRYQKHLKDQRVEQSSHGSNMAELSPGAVGAGRAEHQAAINSMMLERMSTDISALKKQYSRIKQKQQQQAGLLYIHTDKCPATSILPSQIGPSPVVNHLLLGRRPRPGQRSSKNGIIHNGGGPQAHSTPNQDQMIRARHHSPWRTHVRAHRRNIARARAQLGLDDSLEIEDEQTDVSKTEEASEERKCEDEEQEKVETISSDVSQQDHSSGEGEGEEDLQEIDKQLSSLELEPEPEPASDSATPSPQPEATSDPTTPSPQPEAASDPPTSTPLPESASNLNTPTPPPEPQPEPRPTASAPLPSTRRTGSDSSSSESGGGSLKRSPSASAGEPPKPQQIFSPFPCVKTPRKSITARNLGLYGPTARTPNVHFPQMSRSVNHVGSTTKRR from the exons ATGAAGCAGGAACGCTTTGTTTCTTCTAAGAGGTCGAGGGTTTGCGTAAAGCGGCAGAATGCAGCTGGAGGTGTCGGTAATATAATTAGTAATGTGCTGAAGAAACGCAACGGCATCTCTAGAAGAGCGCCGCGCCTGCTGTGCACCCTAGAGCCAG GGGTGGACACCAGGTTGAAGTTCACTATCGAACCTTCTTTAGGCAAGAACGGCTTTCAACAA TGGTACGATGCACTGAAAGCAGTGGCCCGACTCCCAGTAGGTATTCCCAAAGAGTGGAGGAAAAGG GTATGGCTGACCCTGGCTGACCAGTACCTCCACAGCATCTCCATAGACTGGGAGAAAACGATGAGATTTGCCTTCAATGATCGCAGCAATCCAGATGATGACACTTTGGGAATTCAAATCGTGAAG GACCTGCACAGGACTGGCTGCAGTTCGTACTGTGgccaggaggcggagcaggaccGTGTGGTGCTGAAGAGGGTGCTGCTGGCATACGCCCGCTGGAACAAGACTGTCGGATACTGTCAGGGCTTTAATGTTCTGGCTGCCCTCATTCTGGAGGTCACAGAGGGAAATGAAGGAGATGCATTAAAG gtGATGATCTATTTGATTGATAAAGTGCTTCCTGATAGCTACTTTGCCAATAACCTGCGTGCCCTCTCAGTGGACATGGCCGTGTTCAGAGATCTGCTGCGACTGAAGCTTCCTGAACTTTCTCAGCATCTCCACCATCTCCAAAAAGTAGCCAATCGGGAAGGAGGAG GCAGCTATGAGCCTCCACTCACCAACGTTTTCACCATGCAGTGGTTTCTGACCATGTTTGCCACTTGTTTGCCCCATCACACCGTGCTGAAGATCTGGGACTCTGTCTTCTTTGAAGGGTCTGAAATGCTGCTGCGTGTAGCTCTAGCTATCTGGGCCAAACTCGGAGA gcgAATTGAGGAGTGCCAGACTGCCGATGAATTTTACAGTACTATGGGCTGCCTGACACAGGAAATGCTGGAGCACAACCTTATCGACTCCAATGAACTCATGCAG ACGGTCTACTCCATGGCCCCGTTCCCGTTTCCCCAGCTGGCTGAGCTCAGGGAGAAATACACCTACAACATCACCCCGTTCCCGACCCCTGTCAGAGCGAACAGCAG tCTAGCACTCCATGGATGGGAGAGTGATGATGATGCTGACATGGATGATGAAGACTCTATTGTCACTGCTCTGGGTTGCCTGGGGCCTCTTGGAGGACTTCTGGCCCCTGAAATCCAAAGATACCAAAAGCACCTTAAGG ATCAGAGAGTGGAGCAGAGCTCTCACGGCAGTAACATGGCCGAGCTCAGTCCCGGAGCGGTGGGCGCGGGACGGGCCGAGCACCAGGCGGCCATCAACAGCATGATGCTGGAGCGCATGAGCACCGACATCAGCGCGCTGAAGAAACAGTACTCGCGcatcaaacaaaaacaacagcagcaggCCGGGCTCCTGTACATCCATACAG ATAAGTGTCCAGCTACCAGTATCCTTCCCTCCCAAATCGGTCCCTCGCCTGTGGTCAACCATCTTCTCCTGGGCAGGAGGCCCAGACCCGGTCAGCGATCCTCAAAGAATGGTATCATCCATAATGGCGGAGGTCCTCAAGCCCACTCCACACCCAACCAAGATCAGATGATTCGGGCCAGACATCATTCGCCCTGGCGCACACATGTGCGTGCGCACCGGAGGAACATCGCCAGGGCGCGAGCGCAACTCGGATTGGATGATTCTCTGGAGATAGAAGATGAACAAACGGATGTGAGCAAAACAGAAGAAgcatctgaagaaagaaaatgtgagGATGAAGAGCAAGAGAAGGTGGAGACCATAAGCTCAGATGTTTCTCAGCAAGACCACAGCTCTGGAGAAGGAGAGGGAGAAGAAGATCTCCAGGAGATCGACAAACAGTTGTCTTCTTTGGAACTGGAACCGGAACCAGAACCAGCTTCTGATTCAGCTACACCATCTCCACAACCAGAAGCAACTTCTGATCCAACTACACCATCTCCACAACCAGAAGCAGCTTCTGATCCACCTACATCAACTCCACTACCAGAATCAGCTTCTAATCTGAATACACCAACTCCACCACCAGAACCACAGCCGGAGCCCAGACCCACGGCCTCAGCTCCGCTCCCATCCACCCGCCGTACAGGTTCAGACTCCTCCAGCTCTGAAAGCGGCGGAGGCTCCCTCAAAAGAAGCCCTTCAGCG